In Eucalyptus grandis isolate ANBG69807.140 chromosome 4, ASM1654582v1, whole genome shotgun sequence, the following proteins share a genomic window:
- the LOC120292582 gene encoding pentatricopeptide repeat-containing protein At2g44880-like: MLRHALDLNVNLLTKLVASCASVASGSNPLAGLCHARLLFDKSPHRDDGFLCNAVIRAHVDLRQFDEALVLYRDLRRSTGFSPDNFTFTALAKCGSLATSCWEGLQVQSHVVKMGFWSDLYVSTAFVDLYAKWGSVEAARMLFDDMSVRSLVSWTALIGGYARRGDMGNAMKLFEEMPEKDSAAYNLMIDGYVKLGDMDPAKDLFNEMPERNVVSWTTIINGYCNVGDIKSARSLFNPMPEKNLHSWNVIINGYCQNKQPHETLRQFSEMQSTALVEPDEVALVCVLPTIADLGALDLGNQVYHIAQKKKLGRASNVGTALVDMFAKCGEISKAKSVFNMLQERQVARYNMLSPFIDATICILL, translated from the coding sequence ATGCTTCGCCACGCTCTCGACCTCAACGTCAACCTCCTCACCAAGCTCGTCGCCAGCTGCGCCTCCGTCGCCTCCGGCTCCAACCCGCTCGCGGGATTATGCCATGCTCGTCTCCTGTTCGACAAAAGTCCCCACAGAGACGATGGGTTCCTTTGCAATGCCGTGATCAGAGCCCACGTGGATCTGCGCCAGTTTGACGAGGCTCTTGTTCTTTACCGTGATCTCCGGAGGAGCACCGGCTTTTCGCCCGATAACTTCACGTTCACCGCACTGGCGAAGTGTGGCTCGTTGGCTACGTCCTGTTGGGAAGGGCTGCAGGTGCAGAGCCATGTTGTTAAGATGGGGTTTTGGTCGGACTTGTATGTGTCCACGGCGTTTGTGGATTTGTATGCGAAATGGGGGAGCGTGGAAGCTGCGAGGATGTTGTTTGACGACATGAGCGTGAGGAGTCTGGTCTCGTGGACAGCTTTGATAGGTGGTTATGCGAGGAGAGGGGATATGGGGAATGCGATGAAGTTGTTCGAGGAAATGCCTGAGAAGGACTCTGCTGCATATAACTTAATGATTGATGGCTATGTTAAGTTGGGAGATATGGACCCAGCCAAGGATCTGTTTAATGAAATGCCGGAGAGGAATGTGGTTTCTTGGACTACAATAATTAATGGGTATTGTAATGTTGGCGACATAAAATCTGCTCGCTCACTCTTCAATCCCATGCCAGAAAAGAATCTGCATTCTTGGAACGTGATAATTAATGGATATTGCcaaaataaacagccccatgaaACTTTGAGACAGTTTTCTGAGATGCAGTCAACTGCATTGGTTGAGCCTGATGAAGTCGCTCTTGTATGCGTTCTTCCAACTATAGCTGATCTGGGTGCTCTAGATTTAGGCAATCAGGTTTACCATATTGCACAGAAAAAGAAGCTTGGCCGAGCAAGCAATGTGGGCACGGCACTTGTGGATATGTTTGCCAAATGTGGTGAGATTAGTAAAGCCAAAAGTGTGTTTAATATGTTGCAAGAAAGACAGGTAGCTCGTTATAACATGCTTTCACCCTTTATCGATGCTACGATTTGCATCCTTCTAtaa